In Pelosinus sp. UFO1, one genomic interval encodes:
- a CDS encoding methyl-accepting chemotaxis protein encodes MEKRRFPIRVQLAGMFAVVAALLLLVLGYTLYEFRQAGNEAEIIVTQTSVRLVTVKNAHTEFTRALLDMRGYLFYSDGAAYEQGYRDKIAKSLAMVREVKTQLALPEAREKAENLDKALNQYMVYADTRLFPARKANDPRWLQVAGEGRAMVQEIDENFLQLSEMQKKYLDQSGMAVVESSKTSRNIATTSSIAIILLVIGVVYWYSGNMAKRLGTISRDLAQVGKLDLLGKDLIPAHNDEIGDMGLVINEMRQSLKSFVRQIADNSQTLAASSEELSATVSEHVKAVETVAQSISGIAAGAIQNADNISNISATLEEISAGSEEISAGAAEVNLSTQNAVAEAGKGMEMLAEVVNQNEYINQSMNEITIVTTNLSQGSEKIKGIVDVINGIAAQTNLLALNAAIEAARAGEAGRGFAVVADEVRKLAEQSATATKDIAEIIIKMSEEINFAVASVGKANQEVLKGRESAVTTQEGFKIIIEKLEGVKTGVEQIAVAVDETARGTQTMVVSVENISTVAQKTSENSGTAAASAEEQSAGMLEINQNADNLAHLATDMMGIVKKFKV; translated from the coding sequence ATGGAAAAAAGGCGCTTTCCAATTAGGGTACAACTAGCGGGTATGTTCGCCGTTGTGGCGGCATTATTACTGCTTGTACTGGGTTATACATTATATGAATTTAGACAAGCAGGTAATGAGGCAGAAATCATTGTGACTCAGACATCAGTAAGATTAGTTACAGTAAAAAATGCGCACACTGAATTTACTCGAGCCCTTCTTGATATGCGGGGATATTTATTTTATTCCGATGGTGCTGCCTATGAACAGGGGTATCGAGATAAAATAGCTAAAAGCTTAGCGATGGTAAGGGAGGTTAAAACCCAATTAGCACTACCTGAGGCTCGAGAAAAGGCCGAAAATTTGGATAAAGCGCTAAATCAGTATATGGTATATGCAGATACGAGATTATTTCCTGCACGTAAGGCGAATGACCCACGTTGGCTTCAAGTAGCGGGTGAGGGAAGAGCCATGGTACAGGAAATTGATGAAAATTTTCTACAGTTGTCCGAGATGCAAAAGAAATATTTAGATCAAAGCGGTATGGCGGTGGTGGAATCCTCTAAAACCAGCCGTAACATAGCGACCACAAGCAGTATTGCCATAATCCTATTGGTTATTGGAGTAGTATATTGGTATAGTGGCAATATGGCAAAAAGACTGGGGACTATTAGTAGGGATTTGGCACAAGTGGGTAAGCTAGACCTGCTAGGTAAAGATTTAATTCCAGCCCATAATGACGAGATTGGTGATATGGGTCTTGTAATAAATGAAATGCGTCAGTCACTTAAATCCTTTGTTCGCCAAATCGCAGATAATAGCCAGACCTTAGCGGCGTCTAGTGAAGAGTTAAGCGCGACGGTTTCTGAACATGTAAAAGCTGTAGAGACAGTGGCACAAAGCATAAGTGGAATTGCTGCCGGCGCTATTCAAAATGCGGATAACATTAGTAATATTTCGGCTACCTTAGAGGAAATCTCAGCAGGGTCGGAAGAAATTAGTGCTGGAGCCGCCGAAGTGAATCTTAGTACACAAAATGCAGTAGCAGAAGCTGGCAAGGGGATGGAAATGCTGGCAGAAGTGGTAAATCAAAACGAATATATTAATCAATCAATGAATGAGATTACAATTGTGACAACTAACTTATCCCAAGGTTCAGAAAAGATCAAAGGCATTGTTGATGTAATTAATGGAATTGCTGCCCAAACTAATTTACTGGCCCTTAACGCAGCTATTGAAGCAGCACGAGCTGGTGAGGCTGGTCGAGGATTCGCAGTAGTAGCGGATGAGGTACGAAAATTGGCAGAGCAAAGTGCCACAGCGACTAAGGACATTGCTGAAATCATTATAAAAATGAGTGAAGAAATTAATTTTGCTGTTGCCTCCGTCGGTAAAGCGAACCAAGAAGTTCTCAAAGGTAGGGAATCTGCCGTAACAACGCAAGAAGGATTTAAAATTATTATTGAGAAACTGGAGGGAGTAAAGACGGGCGTGGAGCAAATCGCTGTAGCTGTTGATGAAACAGCAAGGGGTACGCAGACTATGGTAGTAAGTGTAGAGAATATTAGCACTGTGGCACAAAAAACATCGGAAAACTCTGGAACTGCGGCTGCATCGGCTGAGGAACAAAGTGCCGGCATGTTGGAGATTAACCAGAATGCTGACAATTTAGCCCATTTGGCGACGGATATGATGGGAATTGTTAAGAAATTTAAAGTGTAA